From the genome of Carassius auratus strain Wakin chromosome 26, ASM336829v1, whole genome shotgun sequence, one region includes:
- the LOC113044415 gene encoding cytosolic purine 5'-nucleotidase-like isoform X1, translated as MMTTSWSDRLQDYADLPANMDGLAMKKYRREAYHRVFVNRSLAMEKIKFFGFDMDYTLAVYKSPEYESLGFDLTVERLVSIGYPQELLGFVYDPTFPTRGLVFDTMYGNLLKVDAYGNILVCVHGFNFLRGPDTRELYPNKFIQRDDTERFYILNTLFNLPETYLLACLVDFFSNCDRYSSCEKGFKDGDLFMSFKSMFQDVRDAVDWVHFKGTLKEKTVENLEKYVVKDAKLPLLLSRMNEVAKVFLATNSDFKYTDKIMTYLFDFPYGPKHGTPHRPWQSYFDLILVDARKPLFFGEGTVLRQVDTTTGRLKIGTYTGPLQHGIVYSGGSSDIVCDLLGAKGKDILYIGDHIFGDILKSKKRQGWRTFLVIPELAQELHVWTDKSSLFEELQGLDIFLAELYKHLDSSSNERPDISAIQRRMKKVTHDMDMCYGMMGSLFRSGSRQTLFASQVMRYADLYAASFINLLYYPFSYLFRAAHVLMPHESTVEHTHVDTDTESPLATRNRHCVDCKDIDCKRNHLTRSISEIKPTHLFAQPPQEITHCHDEDDDEEEEEEE; from the exons ATGATGACGACATCATGGAGCGATCGACTTCAGGACTATGCAGATCTCCCAGCGAACATGGATGGCCTGGCGATGAAGAAATACAGGAGAGAGGCCTATCATAG AGTGTTTGTGAACAGAAGTCTGGCCATGGAAAAGATTAAATTCTTCGGCTTTGACATGGATTACACTTTAGCAG TATACAAGTCTCCCGAATACGAATCGTTGGGCTTTGATCTGACTGTGGAGCGGCTGGTCTCCATTGGCTACCCACAGGAACTACTCGGATTTGTTTATGACCCCACTTTCCCTACAAG aggTCTGGTGTTTGACACCATGTATGGCAACCTCCTGAAGGTAGATGCTTATGGAAACATCCTGGTTTGTGTCCATGGCTTTAACTTCCTGCGAGG CCCTGACACCCGAGAGCTCTATCCCAACAAGTTTATCCAGCGTGATGACACAGAACGCTTCTACATCCTCAACACACTCTTTAACCTTCCAG AAACATACCTCTTAGCCTGCCTGGTTGACTTCTTCTCAAACTGTGACCGATATTCAAG CTGTGAAAAGGGCTTTAAGGATGGAGACCTCTTCATGTCCTTCAAGAGCATGTTCCAAGATGTCCGAGACGCTGTAGACTGGGTACATTTCAAG ggAACATTGAAAGAGAAAACCGTGGAAAACCTGGAGAAGTATGTTGTGAAAGAT gcCAAGTTGCCGTTGCTGCTGAGCCGCATGAATGAAGTCGCTAAAGTTTTCTTAGCTACCAACAGTGACTTCAAATACACAGAC AAAATTATGACATACTTGTTTGACTTCCCCTATGGCCCAAAG CATGGCACTCCACACCGTCCATGGCAGTCATACTTCGACCTCATCCTAGTGGATGCTAGAAAGCCTTTATTTTTCGGAGAGGGAACTGTTCTAAGACAGGTGGATACG ACTACAGGCCGGCTGAAAATAGGAACATACACTGGACCTTTACAACATGGCATTGTTTACTCTGGAG GTTCTTCTGACATTGTGTGTGACCTGCTTGGAGCAAAAGGGAAGGATATTTTGTACATTGGCGATCACATTTTTGGAGATATTCTTAAGTCCAAGAAGCGTCAGGGTTGGCGGACGTTCCTGGTGATTCCTGAATTGGCTCAGGAGCTGCATGTTTGGACAGACAAAAGCT CTCTGTTCGAGGAACTGCAGGGCTTGGACATTTTCCTGGCAGAACTATACAA GCATTTGGACAGCAGCAGCAATGAGAGGCCAGATATCAGTGCCATCCAGAGAAGAATGAAG AAAGTGACTCATGACATGGACATGTGCTACGGGATGATGGGAAGTCTGTTCCGCAGTGGCTCTCGGCAGACTCTGTTTGCGTCTCAGGTGATGCGTTACGCTGATCTGTATGCTGCCTCATTCATCAACCTGCTCTACTACCCCTTCAGCTACCTGTTCAGAGCCGCTCACGTGCtg ATGCCCCATGAGTCCACAGTGGAGCACACTCATGTAGACACAGATACTGAGTCTCCTCTGGCCACACGCAACCGCCACTGTGTGGACTGCAAGGACATTGACTGTAAAAGAAACCACCTCACACGCTCCATCAGCGAAATCAAACCAACCCACCTGTTCGCTCAGCCGCCGCAGGAAATCACCCACTGCCACGACGAAGATGACgacgaagaggaggaggaggaagagtag
- the LOC113044415 gene encoding cytosolic purine 5'-nucleotidase-like isoform X3 has protein sequence MMTTSWSDRLQDYADLPANMDGLAMKKYRREAYHRVFVNRSLAMEKIKFFGFDMDYTLAVYKSPEYESLGFDLTVERLVSIGYPQELLGFVYDPTFPTRGLVFDTMYGNLLKVDAYGNILVCVHGFNFLRGPDTRELYPNKFIQRDDTERFYILNTLFNLPETYLLACLVDFFSNCDRYSRGRELSCLARTTSNKGRLCEKGFKDGDLFMSFKSMFQDVRDAVDWVHFKGTLKEKTVENLEKYVVKDAKLPLLLSRMNEVAKVFLATNSDFKYTDKIMTYLFDFPYGPKHGTPHRPWQSYFDLILVDARKPLFFGEGTVLRQVDTTTGRLKIGTYTGPLQHGIVYSGGSSDIVCDLLGAKGKDILYIGDHIFGDILKSKKRQGWRTFLVIPELAQELHVWTDKSSLFEELQGLDIFLAELYKHLDSSSNERPDISAIQRRMKKVTHDMDMCYGMMGSLFRSGSRQTLFASQVMRYADLYAASFINLLYYPFSYLFRAAHVLMPHESTVEHTHVDTDTESPLATRNRHCVDCKDIDCKRNHLTRSISEIKPTHLFAQPPQEITHCHDEDDDEEEEEEE, from the exons ATGATGACGACATCATGGAGCGATCGACTTCAGGACTATGCAGATCTCCCAGCGAACATGGATGGCCTGGCGATGAAGAAATACAGGAGAGAGGCCTATCATAG AGTGTTTGTGAACAGAAGTCTGGCCATGGAAAAGATTAAATTCTTCGGCTTTGACATGGATTACACTTTAGCAG TATACAAGTCTCCCGAATACGAATCGTTGGGCTTTGATCTGACTGTGGAGCGGCTGGTCTCCATTGGCTACCCACAGGAACTACTCGGATTTGTTTATGACCCCACTTTCCCTACAAG aggTCTGGTGTTTGACACCATGTATGGCAACCTCCTGAAGGTAGATGCTTATGGAAACATCCTGGTTTGTGTCCATGGCTTTAACTTCCTGCGAGG CCCTGACACCCGAGAGCTCTATCCCAACAAGTTTATCCAGCGTGATGACACAGAACGCTTCTACATCCTCAACACACTCTTTAACCTTCCAG AAACATACCTCTTAGCCTGCCTGGTTGACTTCTTCTCAAACTGTGACCGATATTCAAG GGGGAGAGAGCTTTCCTGTTTGGCTCGGACAACCTCAAACAAGGGAAGACT CTGTGAAAAGGGCTTTAAGGATGGAGACCTCTTCATGTCCTTCAAGAGCATGTTCCAAGATGTCCGAGACGCTGTAGACTGGGTACATTTCAAG ggAACATTGAAAGAGAAAACCGTGGAAAACCTGGAGAAGTATGTTGTGAAAGAT gcCAAGTTGCCGTTGCTGCTGAGCCGCATGAATGAAGTCGCTAAAGTTTTCTTAGCTACCAACAGTGACTTCAAATACACAGAC AAAATTATGACATACTTGTTTGACTTCCCCTATGGCCCAAAG CATGGCACTCCACACCGTCCATGGCAGTCATACTTCGACCTCATCCTAGTGGATGCTAGAAAGCCTTTATTTTTCGGAGAGGGAACTGTTCTAAGACAGGTGGATACG ACTACAGGCCGGCTGAAAATAGGAACATACACTGGACCTTTACAACATGGCATTGTTTACTCTGGAG GTTCTTCTGACATTGTGTGTGACCTGCTTGGAGCAAAAGGGAAGGATATTTTGTACATTGGCGATCACATTTTTGGAGATATTCTTAAGTCCAAGAAGCGTCAGGGTTGGCGGACGTTCCTGGTGATTCCTGAATTGGCTCAGGAGCTGCATGTTTGGACAGACAAAAGCT CTCTGTTCGAGGAACTGCAGGGCTTGGACATTTTCCTGGCAGAACTATACAA GCATTTGGACAGCAGCAGCAATGAGAGGCCAGATATCAGTGCCATCCAGAGAAGAATGAAG AAAGTGACTCATGACATGGACATGTGCTACGGGATGATGGGAAGTCTGTTCCGCAGTGGCTCTCGGCAGACTCTGTTTGCGTCTCAGGTGATGCGTTACGCTGATCTGTATGCTGCCTCATTCATCAACCTGCTCTACTACCCCTTCAGCTACCTGTTCAGAGCCGCTCACGTGCtg ATGCCCCATGAGTCCACAGTGGAGCACACTCATGTAGACACAGATACTGAGTCTCCTCTGGCCACACGCAACCGCCACTGTGTGGACTGCAAGGACATTGACTGTAAAAGAAACCACCTCACACGCTCCATCAGCGAAATCAAACCAACCCACCTGTTCGCTCAGCCGCCGCAGGAAATCACCCACTGCCACGACGAAGATGACgacgaagaggaggaggaggaagagtag
- the LOC113044415 gene encoding cytosolic purine 5'-nucleotidase-like isoform X2, with the protein MSFKSMFQDVRDAVDWVHFKGTLKEKTVENLEKYVVKDAKLPLLLSRMNEVAKVFLATNSDFKYTDKIMTYLFDFPYGPKHGTPHRPWQSYFDLILVDARKPLFFGEGTVLRQVDTTTGRLKIGTYTGPLQHGIVYSGGSSDIVCDLLGAKGKDILYIGDHIFGDILKSKKRQGWRTFLVIPELAQELHVWTDKSSLFEELQGLDIFLAELYKHLDSSSNERPDISAIQRRMKKVTHDMDMCYGMMGSLFRSGSRQTLFASQVMRYADLYAASFINLLYYPFSYLFRAAHVLMPHESTVEHTHVDTDTESPLATRNRHCVDCKDIDCKRNHLTRSISEIKPTHLFAQPPQEITHCHDEDDDEEEEEEE; encoded by the exons ATGTCCTTCAAGAGCATGTTCCAAGATGTCCGAGACGCTGTAGACTGGGTACATTTCAAG ggAACATTGAAAGAGAAAACCGTGGAAAACCTGGAGAAGTATGTTGTGAAAGAT gcCAAGTTGCCGTTGCTGCTGAGCCGCATGAATGAAGTCGCTAAAGTTTTCTTAGCTACCAACAGTGACTTCAAATACACAGAC AAAATTATGACATACTTGTTTGACTTCCCCTATGGCCCAAAG CATGGCACTCCACACCGTCCATGGCAGTCATACTTCGACCTCATCCTAGTGGATGCTAGAAAGCCTTTATTTTTCGGAGAGGGAACTGTTCTAAGACAGGTGGATACG ACTACAGGCCGGCTGAAAATAGGAACATACACTGGACCTTTACAACATGGCATTGTTTACTCTGGAG GTTCTTCTGACATTGTGTGTGACCTGCTTGGAGCAAAAGGGAAGGATATTTTGTACATTGGCGATCACATTTTTGGAGATATTCTTAAGTCCAAGAAGCGTCAGGGTTGGCGGACGTTCCTGGTGATTCCTGAATTGGCTCAGGAGCTGCATGTTTGGACAGACAAAAGCT CTCTGTTCGAGGAACTGCAGGGCTTGGACATTTTCCTGGCAGAACTATACAA GCATTTGGACAGCAGCAGCAATGAGAGGCCAGATATCAGTGCCATCCAGAGAAGAATGAAG AAAGTGACTCATGACATGGACATGTGCTACGGGATGATGGGAAGTCTGTTCCGCAGTGGCTCTCGGCAGACTCTGTTTGCGTCTCAGGTGATGCGTTACGCTGATCTGTATGCTGCCTCATTCATCAACCTGCTCTACTACCCCTTCAGCTACCTGTTCAGAGCCGCTCACGTGCtg ATGCCCCATGAGTCCACAGTGGAGCACACTCATGTAGACACAGATACTGAGTCTCCTCTGGCCACACGCAACCGCCACTGTGTGGACTGCAAGGACATTGACTGTAAAAGAAACCACCTCACACGCTCCATCAGCGAAATCAAACCAACCCACCTGTTCGCTCAGCCGCCGCAGGAAATCACCCACTGCCACGACGAAGATGACgacgaagaggaggaggaggaagagtag